In Marinobacter antarcticus, one genomic interval encodes:
- a CDS encoding thioesterase family protein, producing the protein MARIELSFPGDVFCFETRMRVRITDINGANHLGNDALVSMLSEARAQFLVSYGIPEAGSDGTGVIVTDLATMYQSESFFPEMLRFEVGLMDFNKYGGDFVFRVTKAESGQPVALAKYGFVFFNYHQKKVVPMPDSFRSRFV; encoded by the coding sequence GTGGCCCGAATCGAACTCTCCTTCCCCGGCGATGTATTCTGCTTTGAAACCCGCATGCGGGTGCGTATTACAGACATTAACGGCGCCAATCACCTGGGCAACGATGCCCTGGTCTCCATGCTTTCCGAGGCGCGAGCACAGTTTCTGGTAAGTTACGGAATTCCGGAGGCGGGGAGCGACGGGACCGGTGTGATCGTGACCGATCTGGCGACTATGTATCAGTCAGAGTCGTTTTTCCCGGAAATGCTGCGCTTCGAAGTCGGGCTAATGGACTTCAATAAATACGGAGGGGACTTTGTATTTCGGGTTACCAAGGCAGAAAGCGGGCAGCCAGTGGCTCTGGCAAAATACGGCTTTGTATTTTTCAACTACCACCAGAAAAAAGTGGTGCCCATGCCGGATAGTTTCCGTTCACGCTTTGTCTGA
- the hmgA gene encoding homogentisate 1,2-dioxygenase → MRSQPSSDGLIYQSGFGNEFSSEALPDALPVGQNSPQKVAYGLYTELLSGTAFTVPRAESRRTWMYRIKPSATHPEYHRLTQQITGQELGPINPNRLRWNPFDVPSEPTDFLAGLTTLAATSPAEQADGVSVHLYQANASMTRTFFNADGEWLIVPQQGRLKIITELGVLAIEPEEIAVLPRGLKFRIELLDASASGYICENHGCALRLPDLGPIGSNGLANPRDFLTPVACYENRDQPEVLVQKFLGELWATDLDHSPFDVVAWHGNNVPYKYDLRRFNTLGTIGFDHPDPSIFTVLTSPGTVHGQANVDFVIFPPRWMVAENTFRPPWFHRNRMTELMGLIKGTYDAKAEGFVPGGASLHNCMSAHGPDNATTEQAIAADLVPHKIDQTMAFMFETGSVLRASRHALDCPQRQRDYDACWAGMNKTFDQGSL, encoded by the coding sequence ATGCGATCACAGCCTTCGTCCGATGGCCTTATCTATCAATCCGGTTTCGGCAATGAGTTCAGCTCGGAAGCCTTGCCTGACGCGTTGCCGGTCGGGCAGAACTCGCCGCAGAAAGTCGCTTACGGCCTGTATACGGAATTGCTCTCGGGCACGGCGTTTACGGTTCCACGCGCCGAATCCAGGCGTACGTGGATGTATCGCATCAAGCCCTCTGCCACCCACCCCGAATACCATCGGTTGACCCAACAGATCACTGGTCAGGAACTTGGACCAATCAACCCCAACCGCCTGCGCTGGAATCCCTTTGACGTCCCGTCCGAACCCACCGACTTCCTGGCCGGCCTGACCACCCTTGCGGCGACTTCCCCAGCCGAGCAGGCCGACGGTGTCAGCGTGCATCTGTATCAGGCCAACGCATCCATGACACGGACGTTCTTCAATGCTGACGGTGAATGGCTGATCGTGCCGCAACAGGGCCGTTTGAAAATCATTACCGAGCTCGGCGTGCTGGCCATCGAACCAGAGGAAATCGCCGTGCTGCCCCGTGGTCTCAAGTTTCGCATCGAGTTGCTTGACGCCAGTGCCAGCGGTTACATCTGTGAGAACCACGGCTGTGCCCTGCGGTTGCCCGATTTAGGCCCGATTGGCAGCAACGGGCTGGCCAACCCGCGGGATTTCCTGACACCGGTCGCCTGCTACGAAAACCGTGACCAGCCCGAGGTTCTGGTGCAGAAGTTTCTCGGCGAGCTGTGGGCCACGGATCTCGATCACTCGCCCTTTGATGTCGTTGCGTGGCACGGCAATAACGTGCCGTACAAGTACGATCTACGCCGCTTCAACACCCTCGGCACGATCGGCTTTGACCACCCGGACCCTTCCATTTTCACGGTGCTGACCTCGCCCGGTACGGTTCATGGTCAGGCCAATGTCGATTTCGTGATCTTCCCTCCGCGCTGGATGGTGGCGGAGAACACCTTCCGTCCACCCTGGTTTCACCGCAACCGGATGACCGAGTTGATGGGGCTGATCAAGGGCACGTACGACGCCAAGGCCGAGGGCTTTGTTCCCGGTGGAGCTTCCCTGCACAACTGCATGAGCGCCCACGGTCCGGACAACGCCACCACCGAACAGGCCATCGCCGCCGACCTGGTGCCACACAAGATCGATCAGACCATGGCGTTCATGTTTGAAACTGGCAGCGTCTTGCGCGCCAGCCGCCATGCGCTCGACTGCCCACAACGACAGCGGGACTACGACGCCTGCTGGGCGGGTATGAACAAAACGTTCGACCAGGGGAGTCTCTGA
- the fahA gene encoding fumarylacetoacetase gives MTAQPYKSWVDSANDHPDFPIQNLPLGIFSRPGQKPRGGVAIGDQILDLQAALDAGLFVGDAAVAAEAASREQLNDFFALGASGRKALRTALLHLLDEHSEQQATMRALGEALLVPMTSCELHLPAHVGDYTDFYVGIHHAQNIGKLFRPDNPLLPNYKHVPIGYHGRSSTLCISGTPVRRPNGQTLPAGQETPSFGPSKRLDYELELGIWLGPGNNMGESIAIGEASNHIAGFCLLNDWSARDVQAWEYQPLGPFLAKNFASSVSPWVITPEALEPFRKPQPARPEGDPQPLSYLLDDADQAAGAFDIELEVLLLTEAMREQGLPPQRLALSNTLNMYWTVAQMVAHHSVGGCKLQPGDLFGSGTLSGPDPDAVGSLLESTNGGKQPLTLASGEQRTFLEDGDEVILRARCRRDGYPTIGFGECRGKVQPAH, from the coding sequence ATGACAGCGCAGCCGTACAAGAGTTGGGTCGATTCTGCCAACGACCATCCCGACTTCCCCATCCAAAACCTGCCGCTGGGCATTTTCAGTCGTCCCGGTCAAAAGCCACGGGGCGGCGTCGCCATCGGTGACCAGATTCTCGATCTGCAAGCCGCACTGGACGCGGGTTTGTTCGTCGGTGACGCCGCCGTCGCGGCGGAAGCCGCCAGCCGGGAGCAGTTAAACGATTTCTTCGCGCTTGGCGCCTCCGGCCGCAAAGCATTGCGAACAGCGCTGTTACATTTGCTGGATGAACACAGCGAACAGCAAGCGACCATGCGGGCGCTCGGCGAGGCGTTACTGGTGCCGATGACTAGCTGTGAATTGCACCTGCCGGCACACGTAGGCGACTACACCGACTTCTACGTAGGCATTCATCACGCCCAGAACATCGGCAAATTGTTCCGTCCGGACAATCCATTGCTGCCGAACTACAAGCACGTGCCTATTGGTTACCACGGCCGCTCCTCGACGCTCTGCATCTCCGGTACACCCGTGCGTCGACCCAACGGCCAGACCTTGCCAGCGGGCCAGGAGACGCCCAGCTTTGGCCCCAGTAAACGGCTGGATTACGAACTGGAGCTGGGTATCTGGCTTGGACCGGGCAATAACATGGGCGAGTCCATCGCCATTGGTGAGGCCAGCAACCATATAGCTGGTTTCTGTCTGCTGAACGACTGGTCGGCCCGTGACGTCCAGGCCTGGGAATACCAGCCCCTCGGCCCCTTTCTGGCAAAGAACTTTGCCAGCAGCGTATCCCCATGGGTGATCACGCCGGAAGCGCTAGAGCCGTTCCGAAAACCCCAGCCTGCACGACCAGAGGGTGATCCACAGCCACTGTCTTACCTGCTTGACGATGCCGATCAGGCGGCTGGCGCCTTCGATATCGAACTCGAGGTGTTGCTGCTCACTGAAGCCATGCGCGAACAGGGCTTGCCACCCCAGCGGCTGGCGTTGAGCAATACGCTGAACATGTACTGGACTGTGGCCCAGATGGTCGCACATCACAGCGTTGGCGGCTGCAAGCTGCAACCCGGCGACCTGTTCGGTTCCGGGACCCTGTCCGGTCCGGACCCCGATGCGGTCGGCAGCCTGTTGGAAAGCACAAACGGGGGCAAACAGCCGCTCACCCTGGCCAGTGGCGAGCAGCGCACTTTTCTGGAGGACGGCGATGAAGTCATCCTGCGGGCGCGCTGTCGGCGTGATGGCTATCCGACTATTGGGTTTGGAGAATGCCGGGGTAAGGTGCAGCCCGCGCATTAG